One part of the Candidatus Polarisedimenticolaceae bacterium genome encodes these proteins:
- a CDS encoding DUF2723 domain-containing protein yields MRLEALAGVGAFAIYAATACRTLPFGDAGELVVAASCLGVAHPPGYPLWTMLARGALAAPIGEPAFRVAILSACCAALAVSVLAAGLRRATGSPAAALGGAAALAFGATFWGAATTAEVYALHVLLLLGFLGAAWRLGTAPTATERAWAVFAAGGALGLGLSHHPTIVLAVPAAVVLGWPARRTLGARAVALAATLALALPAAFYLSLLLRSRLEPLANWGEPKTLGALFAHAAAIQYRGNDLGAAGLLRPAAWARIASWAWSDGAGGVALAATAGVAFGSHPRRLVGAALLLFAAAATFAARYAVEDVDAYLLPASVGLAVSAGIAVAAVDRRDRRAGFAAALLVAGVPFVANLGALDRRTFTAARDYGRDILATVPPGGILVFEGDDGFLPWYLQHLGGERPDVTLVDADGHLGRRIPDLPAFLRDELARPRPRAIVITNPPEFPLPEPWEARPWGLFLRLARTGDAPFDDGALWDAYRGASVLEQATRRGDFWGRTAAAWYPLGRAWRAWSSGDAQTGRRCLEEAVRIAPDSEAVRNLAGTLAATAGDLVLAEREFEAAATVKPSSWRAWANLAQAREMLGDYAGALAARREAGKLERR; encoded by the coding sequence GTGCGGCTCGAGGCGCTCGCGGGGGTCGGGGCGTTCGCGATCTACGCGGCGACCGCCTGCCGGACGCTCCCCTTCGGCGACGCCGGGGAGCTCGTCGTCGCGGCGTCGTGCCTGGGGGTCGCGCACCCGCCGGGATACCCCTTGTGGACGATGCTCGCGCGCGGCGCGCTCGCCGCCCCGATCGGCGAGCCGGCGTTCCGCGTGGCGATCCTGTCGGCCTGCTGCGCCGCGCTCGCCGTGAGCGTGCTCGCCGCGGGGTTGCGGCGGGCGACCGGGTCCCCCGCGGCGGCGCTCGGCGGCGCGGCGGCGCTCGCGTTCGGGGCGACGTTCTGGGGAGCGGCGACGACGGCGGAGGTCTACGCCCTGCACGTCCTCCTTCTCCTCGGGTTCCTCGGCGCGGCGTGGCGCCTGGGGACGGCCCCGACCGCGACCGAACGCGCGTGGGCGGTGTTCGCGGCGGGAGGGGCGCTCGGCCTGGGGCTCTCGCACCATCCGACGATCGTCCTGGCCGTCCCCGCGGCGGTCGTCCTGGGCTGGCCGGCTCGCAGGACGCTCGGCGCCCGCGCGGTCGCACTCGCGGCGACCCTCGCGCTGGCCCTTCCCGCCGCGTTCTACCTGTCGCTGCTGTTGCGATCGCGCCTCGAGCCGCTCGCCAACTGGGGTGAGCCGAAGACCCTCGGCGCGCTTTTCGCCCACGCCGCTGCGATCCAGTACCGCGGGAACGACCTCGGCGCGGCGGGGTTGCTCCGGCCGGCGGCGTGGGCGCGGATCGCGTCGTGGGCGTGGAGCGACGGGGCGGGGGGCGTGGCGCTCGCCGCGACGGCCGGCGTCGCGTTCGGATCGCACCCGCGGCGGCTGGTGGGAGCGGCGCTGCTCCTCTTCGCGGCGGCGGCCACGTTCGCCGCGCGCTACGCGGTGGAGGACGTGGACGCCTACCTGCTTCCCGCCTCCGTCGGGCTCGCGGTTTCCGCCGGAATCGCCGTCGCCGCCGTCGATCGTCGCGACCGCCGTGCGGGCTTCGCCGCGGCGCTCCTGGTGGCGGGCGTCCCCTTCGTCGCCAACCTCGGAGCGCTCGACCGTCGCACCTTCACCGCGGCGCGCGACTACGGTCGCGACATCCTCGCGACGGTCCCCCCCGGCGGCATCCTCGTCTTCGAGGGGGACGACGGGTTCCTCCCGTGGTACCTGCAGCACCTCGGCGGCGAACGTCCCGACGTGACGCTCGTGGATGCGGACGGCCACCTCGGGCGGCGGATCCCGGATCTTCCGGCGTTCCTCCGCGACGAGCTCGCGCGGCCCCGGCCGCGCGCGATCGTGATCACCAATCCGCCCGAGTTCCCGCTCCCCGAACCCTGGGAGGCGCGGCCCTGGGGGTTGTTCCTGCGCCTCGCCCGGACGGGCGACGCTCCCTTCGACGACGGTGCGTTGTGGGACGCCTACCGCGGCGCATCGGTTCTCGAACAGGCGACGCGTCGGGGCGACTTCTGGGGGAGGACGGCGGCGGCGTGGTACCCGCTCGGCAGGGCCTGGCGCGCCTGGTCCTCGGGGGACGCGCAGACGGGGCGTCGCTGCCTCGAGGAGGCCGTGCGGATCGCTCCCGACAGCGAAGCGGTTCGGAACCTGGCCGGGACGCTCGCCGCGACGGCGGGGGACCTCGTGCTGGCCGAGCGCGAGTTCGAGGCCGCGGCGACGGTCAAGCCGTCCTCGTGGCGTGCCTGGGCGAACCTGGCGCAGGCGAGGGAGATGTTGGGCGATTACGCGGGTGCGCTGGCCGCGCGGCGCGAGGCGGGCAAGCTCGAGCGGCGATGA
- a CDS encoding pyridoxal phosphate-dependent aminotransferase, translated as MFAERTRKVQASPTFRVAGLARELRARGEDVVDFSVGEPDFPTPGPAKEAGKRAIDADRTRYTANEGTIELRRAIAAKLLADNGLEYAPDEIVVSPGAKASLFCASMALFGPGDEVLVPTPCWPTHPEQIRLAGAEPVFVECRESDGFHLRADDLQRALTPRTKGLLLNYPSNPTGACPKRSEMIAIARVAAERGLVVVADEIYEKLLYDGRAFVSIASLDGMRARTVVVNGMSKAFAMTGWRVGYAAAPREVAAEISKIQSHSTSHPASMAQEAAVAALASCSADVATMREEFEARRSIAVEGLRAIPGVSCAVPDGAFYAYPNVSGLFGRTVGGKTLKTPEDVALDLLGRAKVAVVQGEAFLSREHVRLSFACSRERLSEGLRRIAEAYA; from the coding sequence GTGTTCGCCGAACGTACCCGCAAGGTCCAGGCCTCTCCGACGTTCCGCGTCGCCGGTCTCGCGAGGGAGCTGCGCGCGCGCGGCGAGGACGTCGTCGACTTCAGCGTGGGGGAACCCGACTTCCCCACGCCGGGACCCGCGAAGGAGGCGGGCAAGCGCGCGATCGACGCGGACCGCACGCGCTACACGGCCAACGAGGGAACGATCGAGCTGCGGCGGGCGATCGCGGCCAAGCTCCTGGCCGACAACGGACTCGAATACGCCCCGGACGAGATCGTCGTCTCCCCGGGGGCGAAGGCGAGCCTGTTCTGCGCCTCGATGGCGCTGTTCGGCCCCGGCGACGAAGTCCTCGTGCCGACGCCCTGCTGGCCGACGCACCCGGAGCAGATCCGCCTCGCGGGCGCGGAGCCCGTCTTCGTGGAGTGCCGCGAGTCCGACGGGTTCCACCTGCGCGCCGACGACCTTCAGCGCGCGTTGACCCCGCGCACCAAGGGGCTGCTCCTCAACTACCCGTCGAACCCGACCGGGGCGTGCCCGAAGCGCTCGGAGATGATCGCGATCGCGCGGGTCGCGGCCGAGCGCGGACTCGTGGTCGTCGCCGATGAGATCTACGAGAAGCTGCTGTACGACGGGAGGGCGTTCGTGAGCATCGCCTCTCTCGACGGGATGCGCGCGCGCACCGTGGTCGTCAACGGCATGAGCAAGGCGTTCGCGATGACGGGGTGGCGCGTGGGTTACGCCGCCGCGCCCCGCGAGGTCGCCGCCGAGATCTCGAAGATCCAGAGCCACAGCACGAGCCATCCCGCGTCGATGGCCCAGGAGGCCGCCGTCGCGGCGCTCGCGTCGTGCTCCGCCGACGTCGCGACGATGCGCGAGGAGTTCGAGGCGCGCCGCTCGATCGCCGTCGAGGGGCTGCGCGCGATCCCCGGGGTGAGCTGCGCCGTGCCCGACGGGGCGTTCTACGCCTACCCCAACGTGTCCGGGCTGTTCGGCCGCACCGTGGGAGGAAAAACCCTGAAGACCCCCGAGGACGTGGCGCTCGACCTGCTCGGTCGCGCGAAGGTCGCGGTCGTGCAGGGCGAGGCCTTCCTCTCGCGGGAGCACGTGCGCCTGAGCTTCGCGTGCTCGCGGGAGCGCCTGTCCGAAGGGTTGCGCCGCATCGCGGAGGCGTACGCCTGA
- a CDS encoding M2 family metallopeptidase — protein sequence MSLRRSTLAFVLVLGGCAAPKPAAPDPKPEAEAFLDLYTSLYAGAYAVASEAQWKAVTDVTPEHDGARVAAGKALAAIQGDRAAIERARALLESRDALEPLQARQLDRLLLNAAESPGTVPEIVARRVEAEGRQASALDGFQFCLERRDGRCVKPLSANDIDDILDRSRKLPERLSAWNASKETGPALKPGLVELQKLRNEVARAMGYPSYFDLQVADYGMTADEMTTMLQGFVNDVRPLYGQLHCYAKHELAARYGQPVPRRIPAHWINNRWAQNWDGIVEGVDLNPKFEGKSAEWIVKQAERFYVSMGFPELPASFWEKSDLYPVPRDSPRRKNTHASAWHLDLDADVRSLMSVQPNTRWFSTAHHELGHVYYYMSYSRPEVPKLLRGGANRGFHEGIGELISIAALQVPYLREAGILGPEESIDQARWLLDEALSQTIPFLPWAAGTMSSWERDLYKGELPPDQWNSRWWEYVAKYQGVEPPSSRSEQFCDAATKTHVNDDPAQYYDYAVATVLKYQLHDHIAKQILKVDPHQANYFGRKDVGDFLRSILEKGQTEDWRKLLKEATGEDLSTRALLEYFAPLKEFLDEANAGRDCSME from the coding sequence ATGTCCCTGCGCCGATCCACCCTCGCCTTCGTCCTCGTCCTCGGCGGATGCGCCGCCCCGAAGCCGGCCGCGCCGGATCCGAAACCCGAGGCGGAGGCCTTCCTCGACCTCTACACATCGCTTTACGCCGGCGCCTACGCGGTCGCGTCGGAGGCGCAGTGGAAGGCGGTCACCGACGTGACCCCCGAGCACGACGGCGCACGCGTCGCGGCGGGGAAGGCGCTCGCCGCGATCCAGGGCGACCGGGCGGCGATCGAGCGCGCGCGGGCGCTGCTCGAATCGCGCGACGCGCTCGAGCCGCTGCAGGCGCGCCAGCTCGACCGCCTCCTGCTCAACGCCGCCGAATCCCCCGGAACCGTGCCCGAGATCGTGGCGCGACGCGTCGAGGCGGAGGGACGGCAGGCCTCCGCGCTCGACGGGTTCCAGTTCTGCCTCGAGCGGCGCGACGGACGCTGCGTGAAGCCCCTCTCCGCCAACGACATCGACGACATCCTGGATCGCTCGCGAAAGCTCCCCGAGCGCCTTTCGGCGTGGAACGCGAGCAAGGAAACCGGTCCGGCCCTCAAGCCCGGTCTCGTCGAGCTGCAGAAGCTCCGCAACGAGGTCGCCCGCGCGATGGGATACCCGTCGTACTTCGACCTCCAGGTCGCCGATTACGGGATGACCGCCGACGAGATGACGACGATGCTCCAGGGGTTCGTCAACGACGTCCGCCCCCTGTACGGTCAACTCCACTGCTACGCGAAACACGAGCTCGCGGCACGCTACGGGCAACCCGTGCCGAGGAGGATCCCCGCGCACTGGATCAACAACCGCTGGGCGCAGAACTGGGACGGGATCGTCGAGGGAGTCGATCTCAACCCGAAGTTCGAGGGGAAAAGCGCCGAGTGGATCGTGAAGCAGGCGGAGCGCTTCTACGTATCCATGGGTTTCCCCGAGCTCCCCGCGAGCTTCTGGGAGAAGTCCGACCTCTACCCGGTGCCGAGGGACTCCCCACGCAGGAAGAACACCCATGCCTCCGCATGGCACCTCGATCTCGACGCCGACGTCCGCTCGCTGATGTCGGTCCAGCCCAACACGCGCTGGTTCTCGACGGCGCACCACGAGCTCGGCCACGTCTACTACTACATGAGCTACTCGCGTCCCGAGGTCCCGAAGCTCCTTCGGGGCGGCGCCAACCGGGGCTTCCACGAAGGCATCGGCGAGCTCATCTCGATCGCGGCGCTCCAGGTTCCCTACCTGCGCGAGGCGGGGATCCTCGGACCCGAGGAGTCGATCGACCAGGCGCGCTGGCTTCTCGACGAGGCGCTGTCGCAGACGATCCCGTTCCTCCCGTGGGCGGCGGGCACGATGTCGTCGTGGGAACGGGACCTCTACAAGGGCGAGCTCCCGCCCGACCAATGGAACTCCCGCTGGTGGGAGTACGTGGCGAAGTACCAGGGGGTCGAGCCGCCGTCGTCGCGCAGCGAGCAGTTCTGCGACGCCGCGACCAAGACGCACGTCAACGACGACCCCGCGCAGTACTACGACTACGCCGTGGCGACGGTCCTCAAGTACCAGCTCCACGACCACATCGCGAAGCAGATCCTCAAGGTCGACCCGCACCAGGCGAACTACTTCGGACGGAAGGACGTCGGCGATTTCCTGCGCTCGATCCTCGAGAAGGGTCAGACCGAGGACTGGCGGAAGCTCCTCAAGGAGGCGACGGGCGAAGACCTGTCGACGCGGGCCCTGCTCGAGTACTTCGCGCCGCTGAAGGAGTTCCTCGACGAGGCGAACGCAGGGCGGGACTGCTCGATGGAATGA
- a CDS encoding class I SAM-dependent methyltransferase — translation MLARVFKEPKPEILDLGPLFGESATYFAGRGARLFVESFEPPDPKPPRRPGEPYEEPARFAMEHHPSGRFHLVLAWEALDFVPPDRLAEVGQEIQRVTRDGGHLFLLSYQKPPEELEIPPRYRMLADDLIVREATPGAPPRRRYTHPNREIERALLGMSVQGIHLQRNQMREIVVLKPGVG, via the coding sequence TTGCTCGCCCGTGTGTTCAAGGAGCCCAAGCCCGAGATCCTCGACCTCGGCCCGCTGTTCGGGGAAAGCGCGACCTACTTCGCCGGGCGCGGCGCGAGGTTGTTCGTCGAGTCGTTCGAACCCCCGGACCCCAAGCCCCCGCGCCGCCCCGGGGAACCGTATGAGGAGCCGGCCCGATTCGCGATGGAGCACCATCCGTCGGGCCGGTTCCACCTCGTGCTCGCCTGGGAGGCGCTCGACTTCGTCCCCCCCGACCGGCTCGCGGAGGTCGGTCAGGAGATCCAGAGGGTCACGCGCGACGGCGGCCACCTGTTCCTGCTCTCCTACCAGAAGCCGCCCGAGGAGCTCGAGATCCCGCCGCGCTACCGGATGCTCGCCGACGACCTCATCGTGCGGGAGGCGACGCCCGGTGCCCCGCCCCGCCGCCGCTACACCCACCCGAACCGGGAGATCGAGCGCGCGCTGCTCGGGATGAGCGTGCAGGGGATCCACCTCCAGCGGAACCAGATGCGCGAGATCGTGGTCCTCAAGCCCGGCGTCGGCTGA
- a CDS encoding polymer-forming cytoskeletal protein — protein MEKIVNIGQSITIKGEVIGNEDLTIEGKVDGKIVLKDHNLTIGANGRIQAEVQAKTVLVIGEIVGNVQADDKVEVAATGSMRGDILAPRVVLADGARFKGSIDMDGKSGARPSPAPAMPASKPEPVGGGIGKPTV, from the coding sequence ATGGAGAAGATCGTCAACATCGGTCAGTCGATCACGATCAAGGGCGAGGTCATCGGCAACGAGGACCTCACCATCGAGGGGAAGGTCGACGGGAAAATCGTCCTCAAGGACCACAACCTCACGATCGGCGCCAACGGCCGGATCCAGGCGGAGGTTCAGGCCAAGACGGTGCTCGTGATCGGCGAGATCGTCGGCAACGTCCAGGCCGACGACAAGGTCGAGGTGGCGGCGACCGGCTCGATGCGCGGCGACATCCTCGCTCCCCGCGTCGTGCTGGCCGACGGCGCCCGGTTCAAGGGCTCGATCGACATGGACGGCAAGAGCGGCGCACGGCCCTCGCCCGCGCCCGCCATGCCGGCGTCGAAGCCCGAGCCGGTCGGCGGCGGCATCGGCAAGCCGACCGTCTAG
- a CDS encoding HEAT repeat domain-containing protein: MPHSRVGVAGAALTLAAILLSVGCSGRPKVSYKELADDDPTIRADAALRLGEARAVAAVDSLIAVLDDPVEAVRVQALLSLGQIGDKKATEAVGALAADPVSTVRIATAQSLGMLKDPASVPVLARLLEDSEGIVRIAAARALGNVPGPEALDTLMSIALGDENELVRQHVVVVIRDRRHQEAIPKLEALLQAESDLVRSNAARALGDIGDRTTMPALVRALDDPYYKVRSLSAHGLSKIDVKDAQALEAMRRRLGVEDHPMVAVDLAWNLARGGDRSSLDRIRDLLFKGQPEDVRAEAAMALGEVGDDSDLPRLETALSDKKGLVRSEAFKSIEKIKAR; the protein is encoded by the coding sequence ATGCCCCATTCGCGCGTCGGCGTCGCGGGCGCCGCGTTGACCTTGGCCGCGATCTTGCTGTCGGTTGGCTGCTCGGGACGTCCCAAAGTCTCGTACAAGGAGCTCGCGGACGACGATCCGACGATCCGCGCCGACGCGGCGCTGCGCCTCGGAGAGGCGCGCGCGGTGGCGGCGGTCGACTCGTTGATCGCCGTACTCGACGACCCGGTGGAGGCGGTTCGCGTGCAGGCCCTGCTGTCGCTCGGGCAGATCGGCGACAAGAAGGCGACCGAAGCGGTCGGCGCGTTGGCCGCCGATCCGGTCTCGACCGTGCGCATCGCCACCGCCCAATCGCTGGGCATGCTGAAGGACCCGGCATCGGTCCCGGTCCTCGCGAGGCTCCTCGAGGATTCGGAGGGGATCGTGCGCATCGCGGCGGCGCGAGCGCTCGGAAACGTCCCCGGGCCGGAAGCCCTCGACACGCTGATGTCGATCGCGCTGGGCGACGAGAACGAGCTCGTCCGGCAACACGTCGTCGTCGTCATCCGGGATCGCCGCCATCAGGAAGCGATCCCGAAGCTCGAGGCGCTCCTCCAGGCGGAATCCGATCTCGTCCGCTCGAACGCGGCCCGCGCGCTCGGCGACATCGGCGACCGCACGACGATGCCCGCGCTCGTCCGGGCGCTGGACGATCCGTACTACAAGGTGCGCAGCCTCAGCGCGCACGGCCTGTCGAAGATCGACGTCAAGGACGCGCAGGCGCTCGAGGCGATGCGGCGCCGGCTCGGGGTCGAGGACCATCCGATGGTCGCGGTCGACCTCGCGTGGAATCTCGCGCGGGGCGGGGACCGCTCCTCGCTCGACCGGATCCGGGACCTGCTCTTCAAGGGGCAGCCCGAGGACGTTCGCGCCGAGGCGGCGATGGCGCTCGGCGAGGTCGGGGACGACTCCGACCTTCCGCGCCTGGAGACGGCGCTCTCCGACAAGAAGGGTCTGGTCCGGTCCGAGGCCTTCAAGTCGATCGAAAAGATCAAGGCCCGCTGA
- a CDS encoding GWxTD domain-containing protein — MRRVLLIAGIVGILAFPAFADGDDSVVDLKEWARGPVRYLITREEERAFKKLDSDDARASFVERFWSRRDPTPDTWFNEYRQMFWQRVTEANEKFLDSAGPGWKTDRGKIYILYGPPERTQEDTNANVQGIEPTATRGLLRWIYESRPGGRNDLPNIVVVPFVKTTTGEFKLSADPRLASIFFDPQLLADRTSPNSWDRYRAENAGTGTRLDVLLDLGKMQEVPPQEQVLLERVETRETYAQRPLAVRLDRYQPEGTPGTLVVVTLDLPPSDDAPALVVRFTARDAPRPPKILAEGAFRIERGPEGRVAQGRVPLEPGTWDVLALAVDPRESANRIWRGSIAVAAPSTALRLSDPVLAWRVEPLEYRGLTGYDAPYTFGGFRIVPRLSPALARGEPIQVFLEAYGGRAPYEGTFAVEGREDDGRFTALGSPQSFRQPSGSFAWSLPTGPHWPLGEYRVRIEVVDADGTLVPAVVPFRIEARE, encoded by the coding sequence ATGCGCCGGGTCCTGCTCATCGCCGGAATCGTCGGGATCCTCGCCTTTCCGGCCTTCGCCGACGGCGACGACTCCGTGGTCGACCTCAAGGAATGGGCGCGCGGACCGGTGCGCTACCTCATCACCAGGGAGGAGGAACGCGCCTTCAAGAAGCTCGATTCGGACGACGCGCGGGCCTCGTTCGTGGAGCGATTCTGGAGCCGGCGGGACCCCACCCCCGACACGTGGTTCAACGAGTACCGCCAGATGTTCTGGCAGCGGGTGACCGAGGCGAACGAGAAGTTCCTGGACAGTGCCGGTCCCGGATGGAAGACCGACCGGGGAAAGATTTACATCCTCTACGGTCCCCCGGAGCGCACCCAGGAGGACACGAACGCCAACGTCCAGGGCATCGAGCCGACCGCCACCCGGGGGCTGCTCCGGTGGATCTACGAGTCGCGCCCCGGCGGACGAAACGACCTCCCGAACATCGTCGTCGTGCCGTTCGTGAAGACCACGACCGGAGAGTTCAAGCTCTCGGCGGATCCCCGGCTCGCCAGCATCTTCTTCGACCCGCAACTGCTCGCCGACCGGACCTCGCCCAACTCCTGGGACCGTTACCGAGCCGAGAACGCCGGCACGGGAACCCGGCTCGACGTCCTGCTCGACCTCGGCAAGATGCAGGAGGTGCCTCCCCAGGAGCAGGTCCTCCTCGAGCGCGTCGAGACCCGCGAGACCTACGCCCAGCGGCCGCTCGCCGTGCGCCTCGACCGATATCAGCCCGAAGGAACCCCCGGGACGCTCGTGGTCGTGACCCTCGACCTCCCGCCCAGCGACGACGCGCCCGCGCTCGTCGTGCGCTTCACCGCGCGTGACGCCCCGCGGCCGCCGAAGATCCTCGCCGAGGGGGCGTTCCGCATCGAGCGCGGGCCTGAGGGTCGCGTCGCCCAGGGGCGGGTCCCGCTCGAGCCCGGAACGTGGGACGTCCTCGCCCTCGCCGTCGACCCTCGCGAGTCGGCGAACCGCATCTGGAGAGGCTCCATCGCGGTCGCGGCGCCCTCGACGGCCCTGCGCCTGAGTGATCCGGTCCTCGCGTGGCGGGTGGAGCCGCTCGAGTACCGGGGCCTGACCGGCTACGACGCGCCGTACACCTTCGGCGGATTCCGCATCGTGCCGCGCCTGTCCCCCGCCCTCGCGCGCGGCGAGCCGATCCAGGTGTTCCTCGAAGCCTACGGAGGACGCGCCCCTTACGAGGGGACCTTCGCCGTCGAGGGGCGGGAAGACGACGGCCGCTTCACCGCGCTGGGCTCGCCCCAGTCGTTCCGGCAGCCGTCGGGGTCCTTCGCGTGGTCCCTCCCGACGGGACCCCACTGGCCGCTCGGCGAGTACCGCGTTCGGATCGAGGTCGTCGACGCCGATGGAACCCTCGTGCCGGCCGTGGTGCCGTTCCGAATCGAAGCGCGCGAGTGA
- a CDS encoding DUF4340 domain-containing protein yields the protein MARRLLLAALALVGVVALMLWLGRREKGEIRELRLDSQLVAFDDRRVTAFTLEEGGAVTRFERGETGWRITQPRPDPASAEGIDAAFGALRRATVIRSIPDEANLDQFGLKPARNVLRFEGGDFPEIALGDVDPTGTGLFARVGGRPGVLLIRLPDAQALAQLTTADLRDRRLLGLPRSQVGAITVLRDGAELRLVRRDGGWWISSPREFPASDAAVERILEILAASESAPIDDAADAADPKLGLSGRDAIDLRLSAGNVVRRIVLGPAGPDGTAWATRDDRAVAMRFAESKFDRVPTTFEQLRETRLTKVNRYTVAKLTWRAPEGELVAAREGETTWKSPSGELLRGASITEFLAAALDQPVRGWVEETPAGAPLAVLEVEVEDGRRERIEYFGRGTARVASLPGVVFRLDGDRPAYRP from the coding sequence TTGGCGCGACGGCTCCTCCTCGCGGCACTGGCCCTCGTCGGCGTGGTGGCGCTGATGCTGTGGCTCGGGCGCCGCGAGAAGGGGGAGATCCGCGAGCTTCGGCTCGACAGCCAGCTCGTCGCCTTCGACGACCGTCGCGTGACCGCCTTCACCCTCGAGGAAGGCGGCGCCGTGACGCGTTTCGAACGCGGGGAGACCGGCTGGCGGATCACGCAGCCGCGCCCGGATCCCGCGTCGGCGGAGGGGATCGACGCGGCGTTCGGCGCGCTGCGACGGGCGACGGTGATCCGATCGATCCCCGACGAGGCGAACCTCGACCAGTTCGGGCTGAAGCCCGCCCGGAACGTGTTGCGCTTCGAAGGGGGCGACTTCCCCGAGATCGCGCTCGGCGACGTCGACCCGACGGGGACGGGTCTGTTCGCGCGCGTGGGAGGACGCCCCGGCGTGCTGCTCATCCGGCTTCCGGATGCGCAGGCGCTCGCGCAGCTGACGACCGCCGATCTTCGGGACCGGAGGCTGCTCGGCCTGCCCCGGAGCCAGGTCGGCGCGATCACCGTCCTGCGGGACGGAGCGGAGCTCCGACTCGTGCGGCGGGACGGCGGATGGTGGATCTCGTCCCCCCGGGAGTTCCCCGCCTCCGATGCGGCGGTGGAGCGGATCCTGGAGATCCTGGCGGCCTCCGAGTCCGCTCCGATCGACGACGCCGCCGATGCGGCGGATCCGAAGCTCGGGCTTTCGGGGCGGGACGCGATCGATCTCCGGCTGAGCGCGGGAAACGTCGTGCGCCGCATCGTCCTCGGCCCCGCGGGACCCGACGGGACGGCGTGGGCGACCCGCGACGATCGCGCCGTCGCGATGCGTTTCGCGGAGTCGAAGTTCGACCGCGTCCCGACCACCTTCGAGCAGCTGCGCGAGACGAGGCTGACCAAGGTCAACCGCTACACGGTCGCGAAGCTCACCTGGAGGGCTCCCGAAGGGGAGCTCGTCGCCGCGCGCGAGGGGGAGACGACGTGGAAGAGCCCCTCGGGCGAGCTGCTGCGCGGGGCCTCGATCACGGAGTTCCTCGCGGCGGCCCTGGACCAGCCGGTGCGCGGTTGGGTCGAGGAGACCCCGGCCGGAGCGCCGCTCGCGGTGCTCGAGGTCGAGGTCGAAGACGGGAGGCGCGAGCGGATCGAGTACTTCGGGCGGGGCACCGCCCGGGTCGCCTCCCTCCCCGGCGTCGTGTTCCGGCTCGACGGGGATCGGCCCGCCTACCGACCGTGA